A single Stutzerimonas stutzeri DNA region contains:
- a CDS encoding ATP-binding cassette domain-containing protein, which yields MIRLQNLTLQRGPQRLLDGAELTLHPGQKVGLVGANGAGKSSLFALLRGEFAPDGGDCQLPPDWRIAHMRQEVDTLDRLAVDYVLDGDTQLRHVQAALVAAEAAHDGAALARLHTELDNADGYTADARARKLLAGLGFANDQMNLPVSSFSGGWRMRLNLAQALMCPSDLLLLDEPTNHLDLDAILWLEGWLKSYPGTLMLISHDRDFLDEVVGNVVHVEQRKLTLYRGGYSAFERARAERLAQQQQAFEKQQAQREHMEDFIRRFKAKASKARQAQSRIKALEKLEELAPAHIDSPFDFVFREADRVSSPLLDLAEGRLGYGDKVVLDKVKLQLVPGARIGLLGPNGAGKSTLIKTLANELNPLAGRLQRGENLVIGYFAQHQLDALDASASPLLHLQRIAPDEREQVLRDFLGGFDFRGNRCDEPVLNFSGGEKARLALALIAWGKPNLLLLDEPTNHLDLEMRLALTLALQDFEGAVLVVSHDRHLLKSTTDEFLLVAEARVVPFDGDLDDYARWLVDYRARQQPASAAEPAADKTDKRAARQAAAVLRQQLAPLKRKADALEKDLAGVQDTLAALEQQLGDAALYEAARKDELRQLLTRQASLKVREGELEEAWLVALEALETLQGQLEGSL from the coding sequence ATGATCCGACTTCAGAACCTGACTCTACAGCGTGGCCCCCAACGTCTGCTGGACGGCGCCGAGCTGACCCTTCACCCTGGCCAGAAGGTTGGGCTGGTCGGCGCCAATGGCGCCGGAAAATCCAGCCTGTTTGCGCTATTGCGCGGCGAATTCGCGCCGGACGGGGGCGACTGCCAATTGCCGCCAGACTGGCGGATCGCACACATGCGCCAGGAGGTCGATACGCTCGATCGTCTGGCCGTCGATTATGTGCTCGATGGCGATACGCAGCTGCGCCATGTCCAGGCCGCACTGGTCGCCGCCGAGGCCGCCCATGACGGTGCTGCGCTGGCGCGCCTGCATACCGAGCTGGACAACGCGGATGGCTATACCGCCGATGCCCGGGCGCGCAAGCTGCTCGCCGGCCTGGGGTTCGCCAACGACCAGATGAACCTGCCGGTCAGCAGCTTTTCCGGCGGCTGGCGGATGCGCCTGAATCTGGCGCAGGCGCTGATGTGTCCTTCGGATCTGCTGTTGCTCGACGAACCGACCAACCACCTCGATCTGGATGCGATTCTGTGGCTGGAAGGCTGGCTCAAGAGCTATCCCGGGACCCTGATGCTGATTTCCCACGACCGCGACTTCCTTGATGAGGTGGTTGGCAACGTGGTGCACGTCGAACAACGCAAGCTGACGCTCTATCGTGGAGGTTATTCGGCGTTCGAGCGGGCCCGCGCCGAACGGCTGGCACAGCAGCAGCAGGCATTCGAGAAGCAACAGGCGCAGCGCGAACATATGGAGGACTTCATCCGGCGGTTCAAGGCCAAGGCGAGCAAGGCGCGCCAGGCGCAAAGCCGGATCAAGGCGTTGGAAAAGCTCGAGGAACTGGCCCCGGCGCATATCGATTCGCCGTTCGACTTCGTTTTCCGCGAAGCGGACAGGGTCTCCAGCCCGTTGCTGGACCTTGCCGAGGGGCGGCTTGGCTACGGCGACAAGGTCGTGCTGGACAAGGTCAAGCTACAACTGGTGCCTGGCGCGCGGATAGGGCTGCTCGGTCCCAACGGGGCGGGCAAATCGACGCTGATCAAGACGCTGGCCAACGAACTGAACCCGCTGGCCGGTCGCCTGCAGCGCGGCGAAAACCTGGTGATCGGCTATTTCGCCCAGCATCAGCTCGACGCCCTGGATGCCAGCGCCAGCCCACTGCTGCACTTGCAGCGGATAGCCCCCGATGAGCGCGAGCAGGTGCTGCGTGACTTCCTCGGTGGTTTCGATTTTCGCGGTAATCGCTGTGACGAGCCTGTGCTGAATTTCTCGGGAGGGGAGAAAGCGCGTCTGGCCCTGGCCTTGATTGCCTGGGGAAAGCCCAACCTGCTGCTGCTCGACGAACCGACCAACCACCTCGATCTCGAAATGCGCCTGGCCTTGACGTTGGCGCTGCAGGATTTCGAGGGCGCCGTGCTGGTGGTGTCGCACGACCGCCACTTGCTCAAGAGCACGACGGATGAGTTCCTGTTGGTGGCCGAAGCACGGGTCGTCCCGTTCGACGGCGATCTCGACGACTACGCGCGATGGCTGGTGGATTATCGTGCTCGCCAACAGCCGGCCAGCGCAGCCGAGCCGGCTGCCGACAAGACCGACAAGCGAGCTGCGCGTCAGGCGGCGGCTGTGCTGCGCCAGCAGTTGGCGCCGCTCAAGCGAAAGGCGGACGCGCTGGAAAAGGACCTGGCCGGCGTCCAGGACACCCTGGCCGCACTGGAGCAACAGCTCGGTGATGCCGCGCTCTACGAAGCGGCGCGCAAGGATGAACTGCGCCAATTGCTGACCAGGCAGGCCAGCCTGAAGGTACGCGAAGGCGAACTCGAGGAAGCCTGGCTGGTCGCGCTGGAAGCGCTCGAGACCTTGCAGGGTCAGCTCGAGGGCAGCCTATGA
- a CDS encoding mechanosensitive ion channel family protein: MSERLLLLTQQWRDPLLLGLQVLLILVIAYVLQQLVARGLARLGRRYPLPPELLLPLRGGIRWVIIGGALIMVLERFGVSATVLWTALSGFVAVAAVAFFAIWSVLSNLLCAVLIMTVGPFRLGDLVELVESLDKPIVKGRVIDINLLYTTLEEVSESGTGAIVQVPNSLFFQKVLRRWRGTDIQTSNHSTHE, encoded by the coding sequence ATGAGCGAGCGTTTGTTGTTGCTGACCCAGCAATGGCGGGACCCATTGCTGCTTGGGCTGCAGGTCCTTCTGATCCTGGTGATCGCCTACGTTCTACAGCAACTGGTGGCGCGCGGGCTGGCCCGACTCGGCCGACGCTATCCGCTGCCACCTGAACTACTGCTGCCGCTGCGGGGCGGAATACGCTGGGTCATCATCGGCGGCGCGCTGATCATGGTGCTGGAACGCTTCGGTGTGTCGGCAACGGTACTCTGGACCGCTCTTTCAGGGTTCGTCGCGGTCGCCGCGGTAGCGTTTTTCGCTATCTGGAGCGTGTTGTCCAACCTGCTCTGCGCCGTGCTCATCATGACCGTAGGCCCCTTTCGGTTGGGCGATCTGGTCGAGCTGGTCGAGAGCCTCGACAAGCCCATCGTCAAAGGCCGCGTCATTGACATCAACCTGCTCTACACGACGCTCGAGGAGGTTTCCGAGAGCGGAACTGGTGCGATCGTTCAGGTGCCAAACAGCTTGTTCTTCCAGAAAGTCCTGCGCCGCTGGCGTGGGACCGATATTCAGACCTCCAATCACAGCACACACGAGTAG
- a CDS encoding TerC family protein, producing MEWLSSPEIWVAFLTLTALEIVLGIDNIIFISILVGRLPKEQQPKARFFGLALAMGTRILLLLSIAWVMRLTNDLFTVFEQGVSGRDLILFFGGLFLLFKSTMEIWHSVEGEEEQGGTAAGAAKAGFVGIILQIAVIDIVFSLDSVITAVGLVDNVQVMVAAIVIAVGVMMLAAGTISDFIEKHPTLKILALSFLIVVGTLLVAEAFGAHVPKGYVYFAMAFSLAVEALNIRMRKAMKRKLKEPVKLGKDLPD from the coding sequence ATGGAATGGCTTAGCAGCCCGGAGATATGGGTCGCGTTTCTGACCCTGACCGCCTTGGAAATCGTCCTCGGCATCGACAACATCATTTTCATTTCCATCCTGGTGGGTCGATTGCCGAAGGAGCAGCAGCCCAAGGCACGCTTCTTCGGGCTGGCTCTGGCGATGGGGACGCGGATTCTGTTGCTGTTGTCGATCGCCTGGGTGATGCGCCTGACCAACGATCTGTTCACGGTCTTCGAACAGGGCGTATCGGGCCGCGACCTGATCCTGTTCTTCGGCGGTCTGTTCCTGCTGTTCAAGAGCACCATGGAGATCTGGCACAGCGTCGAAGGCGAAGAGGAACAGGGCGGCACGGCAGCCGGCGCCGCCAAGGCCGGCTTCGTTGGCATCATCCTGCAGATCGCAGTGATCGACATCGTGTTCTCGCTGGATTCGGTGATCACCGCCGTGGGCCTGGTGGACAACGTGCAGGTGATGGTCGCGGCCATCGTCATCGCCGTCGGGGTGATGATGCTCGCAGCCGGCACCATCAGCGACTTCATCGAAAAGCACCCGACGTTGAAAATCCTGGCGCTGTCGTTCCTCATCGTGGTCGGTACGCTGTTGGTCGCCGAAGCCTTCGGTGCGCACGTGCCCAAGGGTTATGTGTACTTCGCCATGGCCTTCTCGCTGGCGGTCGAGGCGCTCAATATCCGGATGCGCAAAGCCATGAAGCGCAAGCTGAAAGAGCCGGTCAAGCTGGGTAAGGACCTGCCGGATTGA
- a CDS encoding LysE family transporter, whose protein sequence is MTFETWLGFFVACWVISLSPGAGAIASMSCGLRYGFWRGYWNAVGLQLALALQIAVVAAGVGAVLATSAWAFTLIKWFGVAYLLWLALKQWQAVPSMLDDSQAPRPIGRPLALVLRGFLVNASNPKAIVFILAVLPQFLDPQRALVVQYLHMGATMVLVDLIVMAGYTGLAARVLRLLRTPRQQRVVNRSFAAMFAGAAALLATVRRAVA, encoded by the coding sequence ATGACGTTCGAAACCTGGCTCGGCTTTTTCGTCGCCTGTTGGGTCATCAGCCTGTCGCCGGGCGCCGGGGCGATCGCCTCGATGTCCTGCGGTCTGCGGTACGGTTTTTGGCGCGGCTACTGGAATGCCGTTGGCCTGCAGCTTGCGCTGGCGCTGCAGATCGCGGTCGTCGCGGCGGGTGTCGGCGCGGTGTTGGCAACGTCGGCATGGGCGTTCACGCTGATCAAGTGGTTCGGTGTCGCCTATCTGCTGTGGCTCGCGCTCAAGCAATGGCAGGCGGTGCCGTCGATGCTTGACGATAGCCAGGCACCGCGGCCGATCGGTCGCCCACTGGCGCTGGTGTTGCGGGGCTTTCTGGTCAATGCCAGCAACCCCAAGGCCATCGTGTTCATCCTTGCCGTGCTGCCGCAATTTCTCGATCCACAGCGGGCGCTAGTGGTGCAGTACCTGCATATGGGCGCGACCATGGTGCTGGTCGATCTGATCGTGATGGCCGGTTATACCGGGTTGGCCGCCAGGGTGTTGCGGCTGCTGCGTACGCCACGCCAGCAGCGGGTGGTCAACCGCAGCTTCGCTGCCATGTTCGCTGGCGCGGCGGCATTGCTGGCGACGGTGCGACGGGCGGTGGCATGA
- a CDS encoding YaiI/YqxD family protein, which yields MRVWIDADACPKAAKDQVIKFALKRKLQVVLVAGQSQVKPAFACVRLIVVPSGPDAADDYLVEHARPGDLVICSDVPLADRLVKNGVVALDPRGRAFDERNMGERLAVRNLFTDLREQGQVGGGQAAYGERDRQAFANALDRMLTELMRGRAR from the coding sequence CTGCGGGTCTGGATCGATGCGGACGCCTGTCCCAAGGCGGCCAAGGATCAGGTGATCAAGTTTGCCCTCAAGCGCAAGCTCCAGGTGGTGCTGGTGGCGGGACAGAGTCAGGTCAAGCCCGCCTTCGCCTGCGTCCGTCTGATCGTCGTGCCGAGCGGTCCGGACGCGGCGGATGACTATCTGGTCGAGCACGCGCGGCCCGGTGACCTGGTGATATGCAGCGATGTTCCGCTGGCCGATCGCCTGGTCAAGAACGGCGTGGTCGCGCTCGATCCGCGCGGACGTGCGTTCGACGAGCGCAACATGGGCGAGCGCCTGGCGGTGCGCAATCTGTTCACCGACCTGCGCGAGCAGGGGCAGGTGGGCGGTGGTCAGGCCGCCTATGGCGAGCGGGATCGCCAGGCGTTCGCCAATGCCCTGGACCGCATGCTGACAGAGCTGATGCGGGGCAGAGCGCGCTAG
- a CDS encoding thioesterase family protein: MNQHPIDSIEAQQQAVRQLFERIPFNEYLGIELDEVSRQRVVMHLPMKHELIGNFFHGILHGGVIASLLDVVGGAMAMIGTFEKHQHLTTEERALRLSRLGTIDLRVDYLRPGRGQRFSASATLLRSGNKVAVVRSELHNEEGVLVAVGTGTYLCG; the protein is encoded by the coding sequence ATGAACCAGCATCCGATCGACTCCATCGAAGCGCAGCAACAGGCCGTGCGCCAGCTTTTCGAACGCATCCCGTTCAACGAGTACCTGGGCATCGAGCTCGATGAAGTGTCTCGCCAGCGCGTGGTGATGCACCTGCCCATGAAACACGAGCTGATCGGCAATTTCTTCCACGGCATCCTGCATGGCGGCGTCATCGCCTCGCTGCTCGACGTCGTTGGCGGAGCCATGGCGATGATCGGGACCTTCGAAAAGCATCAGCACCTGACCACCGAAGAACGCGCCCTGCGGCTCTCGCGCCTGGGCACCATCGATCTGCGCGTCGATTACCTGCGACCGGGGCGCGGCCAGCGCTTCAGCGCGAGCGCGACACTGTTGCGTTCCGGCAACAAAGTGGCGGTGGTTCGCTCCGAGCTGCATAACGAGGAAGGCGTGCTGGTCGCGGTGGGCACCGGCACCTATCTCTGCGGCTGA
- the elbB gene encoding isoprenoid biosynthesis glyoxalase ElbB yields MNRKVAVILSGCGVYDGSEIYESVITLLRLDQRGATVQCFAPNIEQMHVINHLTGDEMPESRNVLTESARLARGNIKDLNELKAEDFDALIMPGGFGAAKNLSSFATQGAGCTILPDVLSTAQAFAKAHKPVGMMCIAPTMAAQIFGPGVICTLGHDDDPAAGASREMGAEHQACEVTEIVEDPKHKLVTTPAYMLAQSISEAASGIYKLVDRVLELTNK; encoded by the coding sequence ATGAACAGAAAAGTCGCCGTGATTCTCTCCGGCTGTGGCGTTTACGACGGCTCGGAGATCTACGAGAGCGTGATTACCCTGCTGCGCCTGGATCAGCGTGGCGCCACGGTCCAGTGTTTCGCACCGAACATCGAACAGATGCATGTAATCAACCACCTGACCGGCGACGAAATGCCGGAGAGCCGCAACGTGCTGACCGAGTCCGCGCGTCTGGCCCGCGGCAACATCAAGGATCTAAACGAGCTGAAGGCTGAAGACTTCGATGCGTTGATCATGCCGGGCGGCTTCGGTGCGGCGAAGAATCTCTCCAGCTTTGCCACGCAAGGCGCAGGCTGCACGATCCTTCCTGACGTATTGTCAACCGCGCAAGCCTTCGCCAAGGCCCACAAGCCAGTCGGGATGATGTGCATCGCGCCCACCATGGCGGCGCAGATTTTCGGCCCTGGCGTGATCTGCACCCTGGGCCACGATGATGATCCTGCCGCAGGCGCCTCCCGCGAAATGGGCGCCGAACATCAAGCCTGCGAGGTCACCGAGATCGTCGAAGATCCCAAGCACAAACTGGTGACGACCCCCGCCTACATGCTCGCGCAATCGATCAGCGAAGCCGCATCGGGCATCTACAAGCTGGTCGATCGCGTGCTGGAACTTACCAACAAGTAA
- the hemB gene encoding porphobilinogen synthase: MSFVPANRLFPATRLRRNRRDEFSRRLVREHVLSVDDLILPVFVLDGQNRREQVPSMPGVERLSIDLLLQEAEQWVALGIPALALFPVTPVEKKSLDASEAWNPDGIAQRATRALRERFPELGIITDVALDPFTTHGQDGILDEQGYVQNDVTVDALVRQALSHAEAGAQVVAPSDMMDGRIQAIREALEVADHANVRIMAYSAKYASAYYGPFRDAVGSAANLGKGSKNTYQMDPANGDEALHEVAADLAEGADMVMVKPGMPYLDIVWRVKDAFRVPTFVYQVSGEYAMHMAAIQNGWLSDAVILESLTAFKRAGADGILTYFAIQAAQQLKKGR; the protein is encoded by the coding sequence GTGAGTTTCGTTCCCGCCAATCGATTGTTTCCTGCCACTCGCCTGCGCCGTAACCGCCGGGATGAGTTTTCACGTCGGTTGGTTCGTGAGCATGTACTGAGCGTTGACGACCTGATCCTGCCGGTATTCGTTCTCGACGGCCAAAACCGCCGCGAGCAGGTGCCGTCGATGCCGGGTGTGGAGCGGCTGTCGATCGACCTGTTGCTACAAGAGGCCGAGCAGTGGGTGGCCTTGGGAATTCCAGCGCTGGCGCTGTTCCCGGTCACGCCGGTCGAGAAGAAATCGCTCGACGCCTCGGAGGCCTGGAACCCTGACGGAATCGCCCAGCGCGCGACCCGTGCACTGCGCGAGCGTTTCCCCGAGCTGGGCATCATTACCGATGTCGCCCTCGACCCGTTCACCACGCATGGTCAGGACGGCATACTCGACGAGCAAGGGTATGTGCAGAACGACGTAACCGTCGATGCGCTGGTCCGTCAGGCGTTGTCCCATGCCGAGGCCGGCGCGCAAGTGGTGGCACCCTCTGACATGATGGATGGCCGTATCCAGGCGATTCGCGAGGCGCTCGAGGTGGCCGACCACGCTAACGTGCGCATCATGGCCTACTCGGCCAAGTACGCCAGCGCCTACTATGGTCCGTTCCGAGATGCGGTGGGGTCGGCGGCCAACCTGGGCAAGGGCAGCAAGAACACCTATCAGATGGACCCGGCCAACGGCGACGAGGCACTGCATGAGGTCGCTGCCGATCTGGCCGAAGGCGCCGACATGGTCATGGTCAAGCCGGGGATGCCTTACCTGGATATCGTCTGGCGCGTCAAAGATGCCTTCCGCGTGCCCACGTTCGTCTATCAGGTCAGCGGTGAGTATGCGATGCATATGGCGGCCATTCAGAACGGCTGGTTGAGCGATGCGGTGATCCTCGAATCGCTGACCGCCTTCAAACGTGCAGGCGCCGATGGCATCCTGACCTATTTCGCCATCCAGGCGGCACAACAATTGAAAAAGGGGCGCTAA
- the ppk1 gene encoding polyphosphate kinase 1 translates to MTNQGLSESDVQLASVSDAPLPTDLVQEAEKIEDVPVVAPAPPVPNLDDNSLYIHRELSQLQFNIRVLEQALDESYPLLERLKFLLIFSSNLDEFFEIRVAGLKKQVTFAREQAGADGLQPHQALARISELVHEQVSRQYSILNEVLLPELAKHQVRFIRRRHWTAKIKTWVRRYFRDEIAPIITPIGLDPTHPFPLLVNKSLNFIVELEGIDAFGRDSGLAIIPAPRLLPRVIRVPEEVGGAGANYVFLSSMIHAHADDLFHGMKVKGCYQFRLTRNADLSVDTEDVEDLARALRGELISRRYGDAVRLEVADTCPAHLANFLLRQFSLSESELYRVNGPVNLTRLFGITGLDSHPELQYTPFTPAIPKLLQNSENIFSVVGKQDILLLHPYESFTPVVDLLREAAKDPCVLAVKQTLYRSGANSEIVDALVEAARNGKEVTAVIELRARFDEESNLQLASRLQQAGAVVIYGVVGYKTHAKMMLILRRENGELRRYAHLGTGNYHAGNARLYTDYSLLTSDDALCEDVSKLFSQLIGMGKTMRMKKLLHAPFTLKKALLDMIAQETQHASEGKPAHIILKVNSLTDAKMIRALYKASQTGVRIDLIVRGMCCLRPGVVGVSHNIQVRSIIGRFLEHSRVFYFLNGGDEKLYLSSADWMERNLDRRVETCFPVEGKKLVTRVKKELEGFLTDNTQSWVLQPDGSYVRNSPSGNQNPRNVQNTLLERLGSPTAR, encoded by the coding sequence ATGACCAACCAGGGACTCAGCGAGAGCGACGTGCAGCTCGCTTCCGTCAGTGACGCACCCTTACCCACGGATCTCGTGCAAGAGGCGGAGAAAATAGAGGACGTTCCCGTTGTGGCGCCCGCACCACCGGTGCCTAACCTGGACGACAACAGCCTTTATATTCACCGGGAGCTGTCGCAGCTGCAGTTCAACATTCGCGTGCTGGAGCAGGCGCTGGATGAGTCCTATCCGTTGCTGGAGCGGCTAAAGTTTTTGCTGATCTTCTCCAGCAACCTCGATGAGTTTTTCGAGATCCGTGTCGCGGGCCTGAAGAAACAGGTCACCTTTGCCCGCGAACAGGCCGGTGCGGACGGCCTGCAGCCGCACCAGGCGCTGGCGCGGATCTCCGAGCTGGTTCACGAACAGGTCAGCCGGCAGTATTCGATACTCAACGAGGTGCTGCTGCCGGAGCTGGCCAAGCACCAGGTGCGTTTCATTCGCCGCCGCCACTGGACGGCGAAGATCAAGACGTGGGTGCGCCGCTATTTTCGCGACGAGATCGCGCCGATCATCACGCCGATCGGCCTGGACCCGACCCATCCGTTCCCCTTGCTGGTGAACAAGAGCCTGAACTTCATCGTCGAGCTGGAAGGCATCGACGCCTTCGGTCGCGACTCGGGCCTTGCCATCATTCCGGCGCCGCGCCTGCTACCGCGGGTAATCCGCGTGCCGGAGGAGGTCGGTGGCGCAGGCGCCAACTACGTGTTCCTGTCCTCGATGATCCATGCGCACGCAGACGATCTGTTTCATGGCATGAAGGTCAAGGGCTGCTACCAGTTCCGCCTGACCCGCAACGCCGACCTGTCGGTCGACACCGAGGACGTCGAGGACCTGGCGCGGGCCTTGCGCGGCGAGCTGATCTCGCGTCGCTATGGCGACGCGGTGCGGCTGGAGGTAGCCGATACCTGCCCGGCACACCTGGCCAATTTTCTACTCAGGCAATTCAGTCTGAGCGAGAGTGAACTGTATCGGGTCAACGGTCCGGTCAACCTGACTCGCCTGTTCGGCATCACCGGCCTGGATAGTCATCCGGAGCTGCAATACACCCCGTTCACGCCGGCGATTCCGAAATTGCTGCAGAACAGCGAGAACATTTTCAGCGTCGTCGGCAAGCAGGACATCCTGCTGCTGCACCCCTACGAATCGTTCACGCCGGTGGTGGATCTTTTGCGGGAGGCCGCCAAGGACCCCTGCGTGCTGGCCGTCAAGCAGACGCTGTATCGCTCGGGCGCCAATTCGGAGATCGTTGATGCCCTCGTTGAAGCGGCGCGTAACGGCAAGGAAGTCACCGCCGTGATCGAGCTGCGGGCGCGCTTCGACGAGGAGTCCAACCTGCAGCTGGCGAGCCGGTTGCAACAGGCCGGCGCCGTGGTGATCTATGGCGTGGTCGGCTACAAGACCCACGCCAAGATGATGCTGATCCTGCGCCGCGAAAACGGCGAACTTCGGCGCTACGCTCATCTTGGGACTGGCAATTACCACGCGGGTAATGCGCGGCTGTATACCGATTACAGTTTGCTGACCTCGGACGATGCGCTTTGCGAGGACGTGTCCAAACTGTTCAGCCAGTTGATCGGCATGGGCAAGACCATGCGCATGAAGAAGCTTCTGCATGCGCCGTTTACCCTGAAAAAAGCGCTGCTCGACATGATCGCCCAGGAAACCCAGCACGCCAGCGAAGGCAAGCCGGCCCATATCATCCTCAAGGTCAACTCCTTGACCGATGCGAAGATGATCCGCGCGCTGTACAAGGCCAGCCAGACCGGCGTGCGGATCGACCTGATCGTGCGGGGCATGTGCTGCCTGCGTCCAGGTGTCGTCGGCGTTTCGCACAATATTCAGGTGCGCTCGATCATTGGCCGCTTCCTCGAGCACAGTCGGGTTTTCTACTTCCTCAACGGCGGTGACGAGAAGCTCTACCTGTCCAGTGCCGACTGGATGGAGCGCAACCTGGACCGTCGCGTCGAAACCTGCTTCCCGGTCGAGGGCAAGAAGCTGGTGACACGGGTGAAGAAGGAACTGGAAGGTTTTCTCACCGACAATACCCAGAGCTGGGTCCTGCAGCCCGATGGCAGTTATGTGCGCAACAGCCCGAGTGGCAACCAGAACCCACGTAACGTGCAGAACACTTTGCTGGAGCGCCTGGGCAGTCCGACGGCGCGCTGA